One Setaria viridis chromosome 5, Setaria_viridis_v4.0, whole genome shotgun sequence genomic region harbors:
- the LOC117854468 gene encoding bZIP transcription factor 44, with protein sequence MASPASVVSAVTMSPPTGSEAPGCDPQLAAVTAERKRKRKESNRLSAQRSRARKQRQLDELTDQVAALRARNGAMAAAAYDIERRCAAVQAENTLLQAMNLELGERLQSLTELIQWMEGAMYHQPQPQPQLLDANMYNYY encoded by the coding sequence ATGGCCTCTCCTGCTAGCGTGGTGTCCGCTGTGACCATGTCGCCGCCGACCGGGTCCGAGGCGCCCGGCTGCGACCCGCAGCTGGCCGCGGTGACCGCGGAGAGGAAGCGCAAGCGCAAGGAGTCCAACCGGCTCTCGGCGCAGCGGTCGCGGGCGCGCAAGCAGCGGCAGCTCGACGAACTGACGGACCAGGTGGCCGCGCTGCGCGCCCGGAAcggcgccatggccgcggccgcctACGACATCGAGCGCCGGTGCGCCGCCGTGCAGGCCGAGAACACGCTGCTGCAGGCCATGAACCTCGAGCTCGGCGAGCGCCTCCAGTCCCTGACCGAGCTCATCCAGTGGATGGAGGGCGCCATGTACcaccagccgcagccgcagccgcagctgcTCGACGCCAACATGTACAACTACTACTAG